A window from Culex pipiens pallens isolate TS chromosome 3, TS_CPP_V2, whole genome shotgun sequence encodes these proteins:
- the LOC120417401 gene encoding uncharacterized protein LOC120417401, with product MAKVSATSHQDPTIIDMMEISKKRPPKLKSADRTVSVRIDNYSPRAAGGGNSPIMLDNSLIVHHSPIERLSPVSHAKQHQQDPKVFFVNESSPTSLKVEDYSAGQRKPLRRSDTLHVYSPSMHQLRKATSFHSRTNSGGSNPDEIVAAPIIRHSSVRHSHIYPREYLVKQDSGGGTSSGGGEEEEEIRPAPAFVHSPNTSGNRRNCHMHRSFNDQQKQRNAAFQRRDSAKFHSLGDDMPAEVIERSPREGKKFSSANASLENEVYRSRSNSRSEKKAESFSDFVNRQNSKKYNQKNSTTSLDQALPYIGGSGPGSFRRSLIQHSNAHLLSPNPPFTDEFQPQKSPIFDQKKSYSLRYKNGRDARETFKAKKSKSFMIDLEPPPAIISGSSSPYRKESVAFTAEEVDKIYKASRKLSPNLILDDIGREISPVPMDIMDINYGVIMKTYQMNRQKSMRKSRRKGTDDKAKLEFDEDSESNRKRKRIACIVMTVFIALAIFSILAVIVTLTHTSAGPSQTKPTYTFARDTPIHAIPTYQISKDSPKHYNGIN from the coding sequence ATGGCGAAGGTCTCGGCTACCTCCCACCAAGATCCTACCATAATCGACATGATGGAGATCAGCAAGAAGCGTCCACCGAAGCTCAAGTCCGCCGATCGCACCGTGTCCGTCCGCATCGACAACTACTCGCCGAGGGCCGCCGGCGGTGGCAACAGTCCAATCATGCTGGACAACAGCCTTATCGTGCACCACAGTCCCATCGAGCGGCTGTCCCCGGTCTCGCACGCCAAGCAGCACCAACAGGATCCGAAGGTGTTCTTCGTGAACGAGTCCTCACCGACGTCCCTCAAGGTCGAGGACTACAGTGCCGGTCAGCGGAAGCCCCTGCGGAGATCCGATACCCTGCACGTGTACTCACCGTCGATGCATCAGCTGCGGAAAGCCACATCGTTCCACTCGAGAACCAACAGTGGCGGCTCGAACCCGGACGAGATTGTGGCCGCACCCATAATCCGGCACAGCAGCGTTCGGCACTCGCACATCTACCCGCGCGAGTACCTGGTCAAGCAGGACAGTGGTGGCGGAACGAGCAGCGGTGGTGGTGAGGAGGAAGAAGAGATACGCCCAGCTCCGGCATTTGTCCATTCGCCGAACACGAGCGGGAATCGCCGTAACTGTCACATGCATCGGTCGTTCAACGATCAGCAAAAGCAACGCAACGCCGCCTTCCAGCGAAGGGATTCCGCAAAGTTCCACTCGCTGGGAGACGACATGCCAGCGGAAGTGATCGAGCGGAGCCCACGAGAAGGTAAAAAGTTCAGCTCGGCCAACGCGAGTCTCGAGAACGAAGTGTACCGATCACGGAGCAACAGTAGATCGGAGAAGAAAGCCGAATCGTTCTCGGACTTTGTGAATCGACAAAACAGCAAAAAGTATAACCAGAAGAACAGCACCACTAGTCTGGATCAAGCGTTGCCGTACATCGGAGGTAGCGGACCGGGTAGCTTTCGCCGGTCACTTATACAACATTCTAACGCACACCTGCTCAGCCCTAACCCTCCCTTCACCGATGAGTTCCAACCCCAAAAGTCACCCATCTTTGATCAGAAGAAGTCGTACAGCTTGCGGTACAAAAATGGCCGCGATGCGCGCGAGACGTTCAAGGCGAAAAAGTCGAAAAGCTTCATGATCGACCTGGAACCTCCACCGGCCATCATCAGCGGTTCCAGCAGTCCCTATCGAAAGGAAAGCGTTGCGTTCACCGCCGAAGAGGTGGACAAGATCTACAAGGCCTCACGCAAGCTTTCGCCCAATCTGATACTGGACGACATCGGCCGGGAGATTTCGCCCGTCCCGATGGACATCATGGACATCAACTACGGTGTCATCATGAAGACCTACCAGATGAATCGACAAAAGTCGATGCGCAAGAGCCGGCGGAAAGGCACCGACGACAAGGCGAAGCTGGAGTTTGACGAAGACTCCGAGTCCAACCGGAAGCGCAAACGGATAGCATGCATCGTGATGACCGTGTTCATAGCCTTAGCGATATTCAGCATCCTCGCGGTCATCGTCACCCTGACGCACACCAGCGCTGGTCCGTCGCAGACGAAACCGACGTACACGTTCGCCCGGGACACGCCGATCCACGCGATACCGACGTACCAGATCTCGAAAGATTCGCCAAAACACTACAACGGCATCAATTGA